The Leptospira wolbachii serovar Codice str. CDC genome segment TATCTAAAGTAGCTGAATAATGAAAAATCAATTCCGATAAGGATTCAAAAATTGTATTTAAACTTTGGAGCACAACTCCTGGAGGATTTTTTTCAGCAAATGTTGTAAATCCAACAATATCAGAAAATAAAGTTGCGATGTTTTTTTCTTCACCACCTAACTTGATACTATCGGCAACAATAGTTTCCATCACCGCAGGAGAGAAATATCTCGAAAGTCTATCTTTCTCTTCTCTTTGTTTTTCCACAAGCCTTCTGGAATCGATCATATTCTTTACAATGGAAAGTGCCACGGAAACAGAAAAAGCAGCAAAGGCGTAATCTTTTAGATAAGTATGGCTTGGATACCATTCCCATTGCATTTCCACAAAGATATCATTCAGAATGAGAGCCACAAAGGCAAAAAAACCGAGGGATACCGTTCCCATAGAAGGAACCTTTCTTCCAAGAAAGATAATATAAAAAAGGGCAGCACCAAGGAGGATGGTTACAAAACTCCAACTGAAGAAGAACTTAGATAGAAAAAAGAGATTCGGAGAAAATAAAACGACAAGGACAGAAACAATACCAGCGATATCAATATACCGATTTGTGGTTTGTATCCAACCTTGCCTTACATGAGCAAACCGAACAATAAAGTTAAAAAGTAAATGTACAAGTCCAATCCAAGCCAAATACTCTATTTTTTTAATCCAAAATCCATCCCCAATGATAGAATAAATAATTTGGCTTTGAAACAAAGTATTGAATGCCATAAAAATAGAGCCTAACGCAAAGTATATGGTTGCATCATCCTCGTTTCGAAACAAAAATTGCCAGTATAAATAAAAACTACCAAGTAACAAGGTGAGTACGATTACAAAAATTTTCTTAAAGTCATTCCAATACTCTGCCCGCTCTGAATACTTTACAGAGGATACATAAAATTTATCATGAGACAAACCTGGACTCAATGGATACTTTGCATAAACCCTCACAGCAAGAACATTGGGTTCGTCTGTTTTTAGTTGGTCTATGGGGATTTGGTAAAAGCGAATTTTATCACTATAAAGAGATTTATCGTCCAACTCGGCTCCTTCTTCCGTGTCCAAATGTAAGCCTGTTCCTCCAATGAATTTTCCATTCC includes the following:
- a CDS encoding adenylate/guanylate cyclase domain-containing protein; this encodes MVFSKRLFSFLLLFLIFTGFLSNLSAQVLLTNQILDLRSETSFGQSVHKWSFKPGDSPLVTEEKEDDLYLDEENGQTKALRFAHAQPALEESVRNGWISGFQIQTAWDKVRDGDGELYFPDFKQFQEAYKGYAWYRTEIQITEEDIRSKFKSRNLTVRLGQISQADAVYWNGKFIGGTGLHLDTEEGAELDDKSLYSDKIRFYQIPIDQLKTDEPNVLAVRVYAKYPLSPGLSHDKFYVSSVKYSERAEYWNDFKKIFVIVLTLLLGSFYLYWQFLFRNEDDATIYFALGSIFMAFNTLFQSQIIYSIIGDGFWIKKIEYLAWIGLVHLLFNFIVRFAHVRQGWIQTTNRYIDIAGIVSVLVVLFSPNLFFLSKFFFSWSFVTILLGAALFYIIFLGRKVPSMGTVSLGFFAFVALILNDIFVEMQWEWYPSHTYLKDYAFAAFSVSVALSIVKNMIDSRRLVEKQREEKDRLSRYFSPAVMETIVADSIKLGGEEKNIATLFSDIVGFTTFAEKNPPGVVLQSLNTIFESLSELIFHYSATLDKFIGDAIMAFWGAPKQTELDAYHAIACAVDMQKKMEEINRELGVPPGTFRLRIGVNFGEAIVGNIGSVKRMDYTVIGDAVNTAARLESHGVPGKVAVSEAAFLAAGGSEYIEYEETKELALKGKAEPVKVYFVTKVKPRPVA